In one window of Scyliorhinus canicula chromosome 17, sScyCan1.1, whole genome shotgun sequence DNA:
- the LOC119952295 gene encoding protocadherin-20-like — translation MDLKSIFCMDCTGSVLQKLVYILLMMLCHKIHSHLATELEYKVQENEEEGVYIGSIANDLPLLSDTDCDSLAYRFMKEMDYVTLNSESGEMYTTKQRIDREALCPIEFHGAPCTQEVNVIILCVDQYLKMVKVKIVILDVNDNAPFFTQQVIKLSIPEDAPVGKSFGIDYFANDNDAGKNGIQNYYLENSQNVFHLKDGETPFIVVQQSLDREAKDLYEMKIVAVDGGLPPLSGTATLLINIQDVDDNCPVFNISEFDVQIPENMSSNSVVAQLHAVDADLGPNAEITYSYGNRVQDESKKLFTLDSTTGLITFSGNRSPETSPEHKLTIIANSLGCKPTVVQITVSIIHSSKYSPKLEISYIANQADGVIYLKETAPENTPIALLEVTDPDHYLKGALHISGDVPFYLKAYERSRNKHLVLTSQLLDHELENQYEIVIQAGGPHTLRDLTLHVMVTDENDNSPQFNQSSFEAFIEENNAPGAFLLKMSATDADGGQNGEVVYHLGPDALPIFSIERSTGNVTVSITLDREKEKLYRFTVSASDQGVPPRKTDIIVTINVLDQNDNVPSFLTNDYTFFIPENFPRRGEIGVINVTDLDAGSNGNVTVSILNGSSNFLMDNTRGTLRCNSSVDREKNTMHIFWVEAVDGGKPSLSATAKITVFVLDINDNPPTVLLPQSNISWLLVPPNTPQGSAVAEIYAIDHDAGINAVMTYSIVGRNGPAPHVFGINTATGNITLQEKLLRKDYGLHQLLVKVSDLGQPQPLHSTVMVNLFVNETVSNKSYLEELVHRQTLFTEEEETESNPCPLLQTLDIPCSPPIIPIAITMIIVSAIFFTIALCILLSMKKKSKRKELYIDAQIPLKINLDYYTKDWNDEQL, via the coding sequence AAACTGGTCTACATACTTCTAATGATGCTCTGCCACAAGATACATAGCCACCTGGCCACAGAACTGGAATATAAAGTGCAAGAGAATGAAGAAGAAGGGGTTTATATTGGGAGTATAGCCAATGATTTACCTTTGCTATCAGATACTGATTGTGATTCACTGGCTTACAGATTCATGAAAGAAATGGATTATGTGACCCTCAATAGTGAGAGTGGGGAGATGTACACAACTAAGCAGAGAATCGACAGGGAAGCTCTATGTCCAATTGAATTCCACGGTGCTCCTTGTACGCAGGAAGTAAATGTGATTATTCTATGCGTTGATCAGTATCTGAAAATGGTGAAGGTTAAGATCGTCATCCTGGATGTCAACGATAATGCACCATTTTTCACCCAACAAGTGATTAAACTTTCTATTCCAGAGGATGCACCTGTAGGCAAATCGTTTGGAATTGACTATTTTGCCAACGACAATGATGCTGGGAAGAACGGCATTCAGAATTATTATCTTGAAAACAGCCAGAATGTTTTCCATTTGAAAGATGGTGAAACACCTTTCATTGTTGTCCAGCAGTCACTGGATAGGGAGGCAAAGGAtttgtatgaaatgaaaatcgtggCCGTGGATGGTGGCCTACCACCTTTATCTGGAACAGCGACACTTCTGATCAATATTCAAGATGTTGACGACAACTGCCCTGTATTTAATATATCCGAGTTTGATGTCCAAATCCCCGAAAATATGTCCTCCAACAGTGTGGTGGCACAGCTTCATGCTGTAGATGCAGACCTCGGCCCTAATGCTGAAATCACTTATTCTTATGGAAATCGTGTGCAGGATGAATCCAAGAAGCTATTTACCTTAGATAGTACCACTGGGCTTATTACATTTTCTGGAAATAGAAGTCCAGAGACATCCCCTGAACATAAGCTCACAATTATTGCTAATAGTCTGGGCTGCAAACCAACTGTGGTTCAAATTACAGTGTCCATCATTCACAGCAGCAAATATAGTCCAAAGTTGGAGATCAGCTATATAGCTAACCAGGCAGATGGTGTGATTTACCTGAAGGAGACGGCACCTGAAAACACCCCGATTGCCCTACTAGAGGTAACTGACCCAGATCATTATCTAAAAGGGGCACTCCACATCAGTGGTGACGTGCCTTTCTATTTAAAAGCCTATGAAAGGTCAAGAAATAAACATTTGGTTCTCACATCGCAGCTTTTAGATCATGAACTTGAAAACCAGTATGAAATTGTCATTCAGGCAGGAGGTCCTCATACTCTTCGTGATCTAACACTACATGTCATGGTTACTGATGAAAATGACAATTCTCCACAATTTAACCAAAGCTCCTTTGAGGCTTTCATTGAAGAAAACAATGCACCTGGGGCTTTCTTGCTGAAAATGTCTGCAACAGATGCAGATGGTGGTCAGAATGGGGAAGTGGTCTATCACCTGGGACCTGATGCTTTACCCATCTTTTCAATCGAACGATCGACAGGAAATGTAACCGTGTCCATTACCctggacagagagaaagagaaactcTACAGGTTTACTGTTTCTGCTTCCGATCAGGGAGTTCCTCCCAGAAAGACAGATATCATTGTAACCATTAATGTCTTGGACCAGAATGATAATGTGCCCTCCTTCCTCACCAATGACTATACATTCTTTATTCCAGAAAACTTCCCAAGACGTGGTGAAATTGGAGTTATCAATGTAACGGATTTAGATGCGGGGTCTAATGGAAATGTTACTGTGTCTATCCTAAATGGTAGTAGTAATTTCTTAATGGACAACACAAGAGGAACCTTACGCTGCAATTCTTCAGTAGACAGAGAGAAAAATACCATGCATATCTTCTGGGTTGAGGCTGTAGATGGCGGGAAACCATCCCTCTCTGCAACTGCAAAAATAACTGTGTTTGTTCTGGATATAAATGATAATCCTCCAACAGTGTTACTTCCTCAGTCAAATATCTCATGGCTTCTGGTGCCCCCTAACACACCTCAAGGATCCGCAGTGGCAGAGATTTATGCAATTGATCATGATGCTGGTATTAATGCCGTCATGACTTATAGCATTGTTGGGAGAAATGGCCCAGCCCCTCATGTGTTTGGAATCAATACAGCAACGGGAAATATTACATTGCAGGAGAAACTGTTACGCAAAGACTATGGTTTGCATCAACTACTGGTAAAGGTCAGTGACCTTGGGCAACCACAACCACTTCATTCCACGGTAATGGTCAATTTGTTTGTCAATGAAACTGTGAGTAATAAAAGTTACTTGGAAGAGCTGGTGCACAGACAAACTCTCTTCACGGAAGAGGAAGAAACTGAATCAAATCCATGTCCATTATTACAGACATTAGACATTCCCTGCTCACCTCCAATCATTCCCATTGCGATCACAATGATCATTGTCTCTGCTATTTTCTTTACCATTGCCCTTTGTATTCTGCTAAGCAtgaaaaagaaaagcaaaagaaaagaaCTGTATATAGATGCCCAGATACCATTAAAGATAAATCTTGACTATTATACAAAAGACTGGAATGATGAACAGTTGTAG